The following coding sequences lie in one Musa acuminata AAA Group cultivar baxijiao chromosome BXJ3-1, Cavendish_Baxijiao_AAA, whole genome shotgun sequence genomic window:
- the LOC135628831 gene encoding transcription factor bHLH75-like encodes MGEFADAERFECLKPSLPFMEMDTNLELMRQLAELNGSAMHSPSMGLMDYSDEYYLPHQSEFSIPFIDDLTGPPAERQKPIAESQPAGSVGEQSHGGRKRKMIAESNSSSHNFSEVYSVIGSSAVNTEKKNGSESRRRRKSNSKEAGKPKEVVHVRARRGQATDSHSLAERVRRRKINERMRCLQDLVPGCYKTMGMAGMLDEIINYVQSLQNQVEFLSMKLSAASSFYDYSLGVEAIAITQVDGAYEGEEAERAQRKGHGDCTSVHSISMPSF; translated from the exons ATGGGGGAGTTCGCGGACGCGGAGAGATTTGAGTGTCTTAAGCCCTCTCTTCCTTTCATGGAGATGGATACCAACTTGGAGCTGATGAGGCAGCTCGCGGAGCTCAATGGCTCGGCTATGCACAGCCCGAGCATGGGATTGATGGATTACTCCGACGAGTACTACTTGCCTCATCAGTCCGAGTTCTCGATTCCATTTATCGATGACTTGACCGGTCCGCCTGCAGAACGCCAAAAACCCATTGCGGAGTCGCAGCCTGCGGGATCTGTTGGAGAGCAGAGTCATGGAGGCAGGAAAAGGAAGATGATCGCGGAATCGAATTCGAGTTCCCACAACTTTTCAGAGGTCTACTCGGTGATTGGATCGTCAGCAGTTAACACCGAGAAAAAGAAC GGCTCCGAGAGTAGGAGAAGACGCAAAAGCAATTCGAAGGAAGCAGGGAAGCCAAAGGAGGTAGTTCATGTGAGGGCAAGAAGAGGCCAAGCCACTGACAGCCACAGCCTAGCTGAGAGG gtgaggaggaggaagatCAATGAAAGAATGAGATGTTTACAAGACCTTGTTCCTGGATGCTACAAG ACGATGGGTATGGCAGGGATGCTGGATGAGATAATCAACTATGTGCAGTCACTGCAGAACCAAGTTGAG TTTCTTTCAATGAAACTTTCGGCTGCGAGCTCCTTTTACGACTACAGCTTGGGTGTGGAAGCCATCGCAATAACTCAG GTGGATGGAGCATACGAGGGGGAAGAGGCAGAGAGAGCGCAGAGAAAGGGACATGGGGATTGCACCAGCGTCCACTCAATATCGATGCCCTCCTTTTGA
- the LOC103992071 gene encoding uncharacterized protein LOC103992071, with translation MMIVAEKEGIARADRGPVADCPAASPIPPLNSRHRRLHNFSFPTLSWRGQRFLRCSKLPSGATVELPGSADRDNRTSQMKSSPPRPLPGFRDSKEGERIGSEGREAERDTSCAAAGAEATRPWNLRTRRAACNAPTERALAMEKINSPVKTMRLRSDESEKGETRKFSISLSRPEIEEDFFAIKGRKLPRRPKKRAKIVQRELDVSDSFRENESLFVDF, from the coding sequence ATGATGATAGTCGCAGAGAAGGAAGGGATTGCAAGAGCAGATAGAGGCCCGGTAGCGGATTGCCCGGCTGCCTCGCCTATTCCGCCGCTAAATTCCCGACACCGCCGCCTCCACAATTTCTCCTTCCCGACCCTCAGCTGGCGTGGCCAGCGCTTCCTCCGCTGCTCCAAACTCCCCAGCGGCGCCACTGTCGAACTTCCCGGATCGGCCGATCGCGACAACAGGACTTCCCAGATGAAATCTTCCCCTCCGAGGCCGTTGCCGGGGTTTCGGGATTCGAAGGAGGGGGAAAGGATAGGAAGCGAAGGACGGGAGGCAGAAAGGGACACCTCTTGTGCGGCGGCAGGGGCAGAGGCCACTAGGCCCTGGAATTTGAGGACGAGAAGGGCTGCTTGTAATGCACCAACCGAGCGGGCTCTGGCAATGGAGAAGATTAATTCTCCGGTGAAGACGATGAGGCTACGATCAGATGAATCGGAGAAGGGTGAGACGAGGAAGTTCTCGATCTCGCTTTCTCGGCCGGAGATCGAGGAGGATTTTTTCGCCATCAAAGGCAGGAAACTCCCTCGGCGGCCAAAGAAAAGGGCTAAGATTGTTCAGCGAGAACTCGATGTAAGTGATTCTTTCAGGGAGAACGAAAGTTTATTCGTTGATTTTTGA
- the LOC135628150 gene encoding transcription factor MYB2-like, whose product MSGKRGSSNKHEDMKLRRGPWTLEEDTLLVHYIAFHGEGRWNLLARCSGLKRTGKSCRLRWLNYLKPDIKRGNLSPEEQLLILELQSKWGNRWSRIAQYLPGRTDNEIKNYWRTQTQKQARQLKIDANSTVFRDAVRCYWTPRLLEQTISPQPAQTPHADTAATAIDHPPRDLVQELFRPSTHCRFESRGSYELSGAEVRNPSTSSAQVSGLPESSWKPVDELSGIEFSPFHSGSSDDNAHSLGACRLPPMTASADSYATSGCTTTYNNCMNSVGDSLWSMDELYGMLNTWMG is encoded by the exons ATGTCTGGGAAAAGGGGATCATCCAACAAACATGAGGACATGAAGCTAAGGAGAGGTCCCTGGACTCTGGAGGAGGACACTCTCCTCGTCCACTACATTGCCTTTCACGGCGAAGGTCGCTGGAACCTGCTCGCTAGGTGCTCAG GCTTGAAGAGAACCGGCAAGAGCTGTCGTTTGAGGTGGTTGAACTACTTAAAGCCCGATATAAAGCGAGGCAATCTCTCTCCCGAGGAGCAGCTCCTGATCCTCGAACTCCAGTCCAAGTGGGGGAACAG GTGGTCACGGATTGCACAATACTTACCAGGGAGAACCGACAACGAGATAAAGAACTACTGGAGGACGCAGACGCAGAAGCAAGCAAGGCAGCTCAAGATCGACGCCAACAGCACCGTGTTTCGTGATGCAGTTCGATGCTACTGGACGCCGAGGTTGCTGGAGCAGACGATCTCTCCTCAGCCCGCGCAAACTCCGCATGCCGACACGGCCGCCACGGCGATCGACCATCCTCCCCGAGACCTCGTCCAAGAGTTGTTCCGACCCAGCACGCATTGCCGATTCGAGAGTCGCGGCTCGTACGAGCTATCAGGAGCAGAGGTTCGCAACCCGAGCACCTCATCAGCCCAAGTCTCAGGCTTGCCGGAATCCTCGTGGAAGCCGGTGGACGAGCTCAGTGGCATCGAGTTCAGTCCATTCCACAGTGGCAGCTCCGACGACAACGCCCACAGCTTAGGAGCCTGCCGCCTACCTCCCATGACGGCATCGGCAGATAGCTATGCAACATCCGGTTGCACGACTACTTACAATAATTGCATGAACAGCGTGGGAGACAGCTTGTGGAGCATGGATGAACTGTATGGAATGCTGAATACGTGGATGGGGTAG
- the LOC135628134 gene encoding uncharacterized protein LOC135628134, which produces MSTTGGASESTVYSAETARRPSEAATSSTHSQAQPRRFDVPQGHLLRNFSFPILKTCGNQRVLRCMSVNGKGEAIGGGAACRTSSEAVGGGICVPEGGGDDDGGIEEVREKLLVHLRKAADRMKLVVPPPMPPPPKGGETQTEPEREAEAEPSLSAAARPSKLRTRRRRSRAPAVSELQAIASRPEAAEKRAVRLRSGFTEPKERTKFSITLTREEIEEDIYAVTGHRARRRPRKRPRLVQKQLDLLFPGSWLSEITLDTYKVPD; this is translated from the exons ATGTCAACGACTGGGGGGGCCTCCGAATCCACGGTGTATTCGGCGGAGACGGCCAGGAGGCCGTCGGAGGCTGCCACGTCGTCGACGCATTCTCAGGCGCAGCCTCGGCGATTCGACGTGCCACAGGGGCACCTCCTTCGTAACTTCTCCTTCCCGATCTTGAAGACATGTGGGAACCAGCGGGTGCTCCGCTGCATGAGCGTCAACGGAAAGGGCGAGGCCATCGGCGGCGGGGCAGCCTGCCGGACATCCTCCGAGGCGGTGGGTGGCGGAATATGTGTCCCAGAGGGTGGCGGTGATGACGACGGCGGGATCGAGGAGGTGAGGGAGAAGCTTTTGGTTCACCTCCGGAAGGCGGCGGACCGGATGAAGCTGGTAGTTCCACCACCGATGCCGCCGCCTCCTAAGGGCGGGGAGACCCAGACTGAACCAGAGAGGGAAGCTGAAGCGGAGCCGTCGTTGTCAGCTGCGGCGCGGCCTTCGAAGCTGAGGACGAGACGACGGAGATCTAGAGCTCCGGCGGTGTCCGAGCTGCAAGCGATTGCGTCGCGACCGGAGGCCGCAGAGAAGAGGGCGGTGCGGCTGAGGTCGGGGTTCACGGAGCCAAAAGAGCGCACCAAGTTCTCGATTACCCTCACTAGGGAGGAGATCGAGGAGGACATCTACGCGGTGACGGGGCATAGGGCTCGCCGGCGGCCCCGAAAGCGCCCCCGCCTCGTCCAGAAACAGCTCGAT TTGTTGTTCCCCGGTTCATGGTTGTCGGAGATCACCCTCGACACATACAAGGTCCCCGATTAG
- the LOC103992135 gene encoding VQ motif-containing protein 20 → MSPSSREIHGSRPAPLKIHKDSHLIHKASSSSSSSSTTTNASSQQQQRHRPVIIYTHSPKVIHTQAHDFMALVQKLTGLSRSTNDDISSSLPPAPPAANASRLHKDSNRAAVSASDDSSSSSENSSLGGDVHVTCSSLTSVGAISPIAFEPLPPPNPFFSEIPMFTPTSEDFICSSMPFYRYPDSSMLSPSIHNMGSAISPPYTDAMKTYHEY, encoded by the coding sequence ATGAGTCCCTCGTCCAGAGAGATCCATGGCTCCCGCCCCGCCCCTCTGAAGATCCACAAGGATTCTCACCTCATCCACaaggcttcctcctcctcctcatcttcctccaccaccaccaacgCCTCCTCTCAGCAGCAGCAGCGCCACCGCCCCGTCATCATCTACACCCACTCGCCCAAGGTCATCCACACGCAGGCCCACGACTTCATGGCGCTCGTCCAGAAACTCACCGGCCTCTCCCGTTCCACCAACGACGACATCTCGTCCTCCCTCCCACCTGCACCCCCCGCGGCCAACGCTTCGCGTCTGCACAAGGACAGCAACCGGGCTGCTGTCTCCGCTTCCGAcgactcatcctcctcctccgagAATAGCAGCTTGGGGGGCGATGTGCATGTCACCTGCTCATCATTGACTTCCGTCGGTGCGATTTCTCCGATCGCCTTCGAACCGTTGCCGCCACCGAATCCCTTTTTCTCAGAGATCCCAATGTTCACTCCCACCTCTGAGGATTTCATCTGCTCATCGATGCCATTCTACAGATATCCGGATTCGTCCATGCTCTCGCCTTCCATCCACAATATGGGCAGCGCCATCTCGCCTCCCTACACGGATGCGATGAAGACGTACCACGAGTACTAA
- the LOC135629507 gene encoding mannose-6-phosphate isomerase 2-like isoform X2: MADRNLPRPRIGLRLCLCLSFRAPDQVEEAMEEPPRPLRLRCSVQNYDWGRFGEESTVARLFEGNSGSEIELGRPYAEFWMGTHESGPSFVVASPEAAVAEAECLASGVVTLKKWIGENPGALGVKVVQKWGKNLPFLFKELKDVLVGVPEITELIGNEEASKIIGSKDLDGYLDAKALLRSIFTKLMSASKEAVLELVPKLKDRLDVESKIRTLTEKEQLVLLLEKQYQADVGVIAAFLFNYVKLSPGEALYIGSNEPHAYISGDCIECMAASDNVVRAGLTAKYIDVPTLCSMLTYKQGFPEILRGVPIYSYVSRYTPPFDEFEVDRCLLPPKESVVFSAIPGPSIFVIVAGEGTMQISSPAEERKVIQGDAFFVPAQNEIRLIASADAPIHLYRAGVNNRVFG, from the exons ATGGCGGACCGCAACCTTCCTCGCCCTCGCATCGGCCTACGGCTTTGCCTTTGCTTAAGTTTTCGGGCTCCTGATCAGGTAGAGGAGGCCATGGAGGAGCCGCCGAGGCCTCTGCGGTTACGGTGCTCGGTTCAGAACTACGATTGGGGAAGATTCGGGGAGGAATCGACGGTCGCGCGGCTGTTCGAAGGCAACTCCGGGTCGGAGATTGAGCTGGGCCGGCCCTACGCCGAGTTCTGGATGGGAACGCACGAATCGGGGCCGTCCTTTGTGGTGGCGTCACCAgaggcggcggtggcggaggcaGAGTGTTTGGCGTCCGGGGTGGTCACGCTCAAGAAGTGGATTGGGGAGAACCCTGGCGCGCTGGGTGTGAAGGTCGTGCAGAAGTGGGGGAAAAACCTTCCTTTTTTGTTCAAG GAGCTCAAGGATGTCCTTGTTGGTGTACCAGAAATTACAGAGCTGATTGGTAATGAGGAGGCAAGCAAAATTATTGGCAGCAAAGATCTAGATGGATATTTGGATGCAAAAGCTCTTCTGCGATCAATCTTCACTAAGCTTATGTCAGCAAGTAAAGAGGCTGTTTTGGAACTGGTTCCTAAACTAAAAGATCGTTTAGATGTTGAAAGTAAG ATTAGGACATTAACGGAGAAAGAACAGCTAGTATTACTACTGGAGAAGCAGTATCAAGCTGATGTTGGGGTCATAGCAGCCTTCTTATTTAATTATGTGAAGCTCAGCCCAGGCGAAGCACTGTATATTGGCTCAAATGAACCTCATGCTTATATTTCGGGCGATTGTATTGAATGTATGGCTGCTTCAGACAATGTTGTGCGAGCTGGACTGACAGCTAAGTACATAGACGTGCCAACTCTTTGTTCAATGCTAACATACAAACAG GGCTTTCCTGAAATTCTTCGAGGGGTCCCCATATATTCTTATGTTTCACGATATACACCTCCGTTTGATGAGTTTGAAGTCGATCGTTGCCTATTGCCACCAAAAGAGTCTGTTGTGTTCTCTGCCATTCCAGGGCCCTCTATATTTGTTATCGTGGCCGGGGAGGGCACAATGCAGATAAGTTCTCCAGCCGAGGAAAGAAAGGTCATTCAGGGGGATGCATTTTTTGTGCCTGCTCAAAATGAGATTAGGCTGATCGCTAGTGCTGATGCACCGATTCATCTGTATCGAGCTGGAGTAAACAACCGGGTCTTTGGTTAG
- the LOC135628763 gene encoding cysteine-rich receptor-like protein kinase 44, whose amino-acid sequence MESTMCGCWKRSGKGKGGGGGGDEEQQQSSPWNLFIDLKVLEAATDNFSEANLLGQGGFGPVYKGVMKNGPEIAVKKLSLHSRQGVREFTNEVRLLLKVQHRNLVSLLGCCVASDQKMLVYPYFPNRSLDHFLFDKRRTASLDWSKRFEIIVGVAKGLLYLHEESPVKIIHRDIKASNILLDDRLNPKIADFGMARLFQGDDTHVNTFKVSGTYGYMAPEYALSGYLSAKADVFSFGVLMLEIVSGRKNIDKKLDEERIDLLSYTWKLFEEGKALEIVDPSISTWDRDEAALCIQVALLCCQAVVSVRPEMHGVRLMLSSDSFSLPKPGRPGTRGREGRWTSTATSTLTRTSANSTAASTGTDATKSSSIFYGIAEDFSRNSISVSFTTEGR is encoded by the exons ATGGAGTCGACGATGTGTGGGTGCTGGAAGAGGAGcgggaaaggaaaggggggaggcggaggcggcgacgaGGAGCAGCAGCAGTCGTCGCCTTGGAATCTGTTCATCGATCTCAAGGTGTTGGAGGCCGCTACCGATAACTTCTCAGAAGCCAATCTCCTCGGACAGGGCGGCTTCGGCCCCGTTTATAAG GGGGTGATGAAGAATGGGCCGGAGATAGCAGTGAAGAAGCTGTCGTTGCACTCTCGGCAGGGGGTGCGGGAGTTCACCAACGAGGTCAGGCTACTGCTCAAAGTCCAACACCGGAATCTGGTTTCGTTGCTTGGCTGCTGCGTCGCCTCCGATCAGAAGATGCTCGTCTACCCCTACTTCCCAAACCGAAGCCTCGATCACTTCCTCTTTG ATAAGCGCAGAACGGCATCACTGGATTGGTCGAAACGTTTTGAGATTATTGTGGGAGTGGCAAAGGGCCTTCTGTACCTCCATGAAGAGTCTCCAGTGAAGATCATCCACAGGGACATCAAAGCCAGCAACATTCTACTTGATGACCGATTGAACCCAAAGATAGCTGACTTTGGCATGGCGAGACTCTTCCAAGGGGATGATACGCATGTCAATACATTTAAGGTTTCTGGTACCTA CGGCTACATGGCACCGGAGTATGCACTGAGCGGCTATCTGTCAGCGAAGGCTGATGTCTTCAGCTTTGGGGTATTGATGTTGGAGATCGTGAGCGGGAGGAAAAATATCGACAAAAAGCTGGACGAAGAGCGGATCGACCTACTGAGCTAC ACATGGAAGCTCTTCGAGGAAGGTAAAGCATTGGAGATCGTGGATCCTAGTATTTCCACTTGGGACCGTGATGAAGCCGCATTGTGTATCCAAGTCGCACTGTTGTGCTGCCAAGCCGTGGTTTCTGTCAGACCTGAGATGCACGGTGTCCGTCTCATGCTATCGAGTGATTCGTTCTCGTTGCCGAAGCCAGGAAGGCCTGGAACTCGTGGAAGAGAAGGGCGATGGACAAGCACCGCCACATCAACTCTCACCAGGACAAGCGCAAACAGTACTGCTGCTTCCACTGGTACTGATGCCACCAAGTCTTCTTCCATCTTTTACGGCATAGCTGAAGACTTCTCTCGCAATTCTATCTCCGTATCGTTTACTACGGAGGGCCGGTGA
- the LOC135628655 gene encoding endonuclease 2-like, whose translation MGFLLFLRVFFLLLVAGAPTAQAWGKEGHYMVCKIAEKYLTKKASAAVLDLLPESAGGDLAAVCSWADEVRFRYRWSSPLHYANTPGVCNFEYSRDCHNPKGVQDMCVVGAINNYTTQLLSYGDASSGYNLTESLMFLAHFVGDVHQPLHVGFAEDAGGNTIIVHWYRRKSNLHHVWDVNIIETAMRDFYDNDLGSMIEAIEMNITNEWSDEVSGWKRCSATTSMTCADKYASESIRLACDYAYKDVEQDSTLGDDYFFSRLPVVEKRIAQAGVRLASLLNRVFRKTEEEEVLQLVVQSVDEAHAI comes from the exons ATGGGTTTCTTACTCTTCCTCCGCGTCTTCTTTCTTCTGCTAGTAGCAGGAGCTCCAACCGCGCAGGCCTGGGGGAAGGAGGGGCACTACATGGTCTGCAAAATAGCAGAG AAATATCTCACGAAGAAAGCGTCAGCAGCGGTGTTAGACCTTCTGCCGGAGTCTGCCGGAGGGGATCTGGCGGCAGTGTGCTCGTGGGCGGATGAGGTGCGGTTCCGGTACCGATGGTCGAGCCCGCTCCATTATGCCAATACTCCAGGAGTCTGCAACTTCGAGTATTCAA GGGATTGCCACAATCCAAAAGGTGTGCAGGACATGTGCGTGGTTGGAGCAATTAACAACTACACTACGCAGCTTTTGAGCTATGGCGATGCATCGAGTGGAT ATAACCTGACAGAGAGTCTCATGTTCCTCGCACATTTCGTGGGAGACGTACATCAACCACTCCATGTAGGATTCGCGGAGGATGCGGGTGGTAATACCATAATCGTCCACTGGTACCGAAGAAAAAGCAACCTTCATCAT GTGTGGGACGTTAACATAATAGAGACTGCCATGCGTGACTTCTACGACAATGATCTGGGTAGCATGATCGAGGCCATCGAGATGAACATCACT AATGAATGGTCTGATGAAGTCAGTGGATGGAAGCGATGCAGTGCAACAACGTCGATGACTTGCGCTGACAA GTACGCCTCCGAGAGCATAAGATTAGCTTGTGACTATGCTTATAAGGATGTCGAGCAAGATTCCACTTTAGGAG ATGATTACTTCTTTTCTCGGCTTCCTGTGGTGGAGAAAAGAATAGCACAAGCTGGTGTGAGGTTGGCATCACTACTCAACCGTGTTTTCCGTAAAACAGAAGAGGAGGAAGTTCTACAGCTCGTGGTGCAGAGTGTAGATGAAGCCCATGCGATATGA
- the LOC135629507 gene encoding mannose-6-phosphate isomerase 2-like isoform X1 — protein MADRNLPRPRIGLRLCLCLSFRAPDQVEEAMEEPPRPLRLRCSVQNYDWGRFGEESTVARLFEGNSGSEIELGRPYAEFWMGTHESGPSFVVASPEAAVAEAECLASGVVTLKKWIGENPGALGVKVVQKWGKNLPFLFKVLSVAKALSIQAHPDKELARMLHKMRPSVYKDPNHKPEMAIALTEFRALCGFVNIEELKDVLVGVPEITELIGNEEASKIIGSKDLDGYLDAKALLRSIFTKLMSASKEAVLELVPKLKDRLDVESKIRTLTEKEQLVLLLEKQYQADVGVIAAFLFNYVKLSPGEALYIGSNEPHAYISGDCIECMAASDNVVRAGLTAKYIDVPTLCSMLTYKQGFPEILRGVPIYSYVSRYTPPFDEFEVDRCLLPPKESVVFSAIPGPSIFVIVAGEGTMQISSPAEERKVIQGDAFFVPAQNEIRLIASADAPIHLYRAGVNNRVFG, from the exons ATGGCGGACCGCAACCTTCCTCGCCCTCGCATCGGCCTACGGCTTTGCCTTTGCTTAAGTTTTCGGGCTCCTGATCAGGTAGAGGAGGCCATGGAGGAGCCGCCGAGGCCTCTGCGGTTACGGTGCTCGGTTCAGAACTACGATTGGGGAAGATTCGGGGAGGAATCGACGGTCGCGCGGCTGTTCGAAGGCAACTCCGGGTCGGAGATTGAGCTGGGCCGGCCCTACGCCGAGTTCTGGATGGGAACGCACGAATCGGGGCCGTCCTTTGTGGTGGCGTCACCAgaggcggcggtggcggaggcaGAGTGTTTGGCGTCCGGGGTGGTCACGCTCAAGAAGTGGATTGGGGAGAACCCTGGCGCGCTGGGTGTGAAGGTCGTGCAGAAGTGGGGGAAAAACCTTCCTTTTTTGTTCAAG GTCTTGTCGGTAGCCAAAGCGTTGTCGATACAGGCGCACCCCGATAAGGAGTTGGCGAGGATGCTTCATAAGATGCGGCCGAGTGTTTATAAGGATCCTAACCATAAACCAGAGATGGCGATTGCTTTAACCGAGTTCAGGGCGCTGTGTGGTTTTGTCAACATCGAG GAGCTCAAGGATGTCCTTGTTGGTGTACCAGAAATTACAGAGCTGATTGGTAATGAGGAGGCAAGCAAAATTATTGGCAGCAAAGATCTAGATGGATATTTGGATGCAAAAGCTCTTCTGCGATCAATCTTCACTAAGCTTATGTCAGCAAGTAAAGAGGCTGTTTTGGAACTGGTTCCTAAACTAAAAGATCGTTTAGATGTTGAAAGTAAG ATTAGGACATTAACGGAGAAAGAACAGCTAGTATTACTACTGGAGAAGCAGTATCAAGCTGATGTTGGGGTCATAGCAGCCTTCTTATTTAATTATGTGAAGCTCAGCCCAGGCGAAGCACTGTATATTGGCTCAAATGAACCTCATGCTTATATTTCGGGCGATTGTATTGAATGTATGGCTGCTTCAGACAATGTTGTGCGAGCTGGACTGACAGCTAAGTACATAGACGTGCCAACTCTTTGTTCAATGCTAACATACAAACAG GGCTTTCCTGAAATTCTTCGAGGGGTCCCCATATATTCTTATGTTTCACGATATACACCTCCGTTTGATGAGTTTGAAGTCGATCGTTGCCTATTGCCACCAAAAGAGTCTGTTGTGTTCTCTGCCATTCCAGGGCCCTCTATATTTGTTATCGTGGCCGGGGAGGGCACAATGCAGATAAGTTCTCCAGCCGAGGAAAGAAAGGTCATTCAGGGGGATGCATTTTTTGTGCCTGCTCAAAATGAGATTAGGCTGATCGCTAGTGCTGATGCACCGATTCATCTGTATCGAGCTGGAGTAAACAACCGGGTCTTTGGTTAG